From Methylomonas sp. EFPC3, a single genomic window includes:
- a CDS encoding response regulator — protein MDAKKHILFVDDNENVISGIQRQLRPYREQWSVYFATCGKQALEIMQHQPIDLIVSDMMMPEMRGDVLLKRVADIYPATVRMVLSGYADEETLSRGLEVAHQYLTKPCSAEVLREAITQVFKTQDYVNNPRIAAEVGEASHLPSLPKIYHDLNAAIADERVTNLQIAEIFAKDMVLSAKLLHLVNSPYFGLQRTVSNLTDAINLIGLKKLNSLVLSVHIKTAFPVSDPEMERYMEYLWQDASRVAELARLISLSEQQTGDKPDQAYVGGLLHNMGLLIFMSRGGDKFKMLREQTTRSNTPVAALETEIFGFTRSAAAAYVLSLWKIPALIVESILWQNAPSESEYQTVNELTAVHVAACLANPTERPGKDRLFEMQLDQSYLQRIGRLHRLADWQTLAEKVTAFFEKK, from the coding sequence GTGGACGCCAAAAAACACATCCTATTTGTCGATGACAACGAAAATGTGATTAGCGGCATTCAACGTCAACTGCGACCTTACCGCGAACAATGGAGCGTGTATTTCGCCACCTGCGGCAAACAAGCCTTGGAGATCATGCAGCATCAACCCATCGATTTGATCGTCAGCGACATGATGATGCCGGAAATGCGCGGCGACGTGTTGCTGAAACGGGTGGCCGACATCTACCCTGCTACGGTACGTATGGTCCTTAGCGGCTACGCCGACGAAGAAACCTTGAGTCGTGGCCTGGAAGTGGCTCACCAGTACTTGACCAAACCCTGTAGTGCCGAAGTATTGCGGGAAGCAATCACCCAAGTCTTCAAAACCCAGGATTACGTCAATAACCCGCGGATCGCGGCGGAAGTCGGCGAAGCCAGCCATTTACCGAGTTTGCCGAAAATCTACCACGACCTGAACGCCGCTATTGCCGACGAACGCGTCACCAACTTGCAAATCGCCGAAATCTTCGCCAAGGACATGGTGCTTTCCGCCAAGCTGCTGCATCTGGTCAATTCGCCGTATTTCGGTCTGCAACGCACCGTCTCGAATCTGACCGACGCAATTAATCTGATCGGCCTGAAAAAACTCAACAGTCTGGTGTTATCGGTCCATATCAAGACCGCCTTCCCCGTCAGCGACCCGGAAATGGAGCGCTACATGGAATACCTGTGGCAAGACGCCAGCCGGGTTGCAGAACTGGCAAGGCTGATCTCACTGTCGGAACAGCAAACCGGCGACAAGCCGGATCAGGCCTATGTCGGCGGGTTATTGCACAACATGGGTTTGCTTATTTTCATGTCGCGCGGCGGGGACAAGTTCAAAATGCTCCGGGAGCAAACCACCCGCAGCAACACCCCGGTGGCCGCACTGGAAACTGAGATTTTCGGTTTTACCCGCTCAGCTGCGGCAGCTTACGTCTTAAGTTTATGGAAAATTCCTGCCCTGATCGTGGAATCGATCCTGTGGCAAAACGCGCCGAGCGAATCCGAATACCAGACGGTCAATGAGTTAACCGCAGTGCATGTCGCGGCTTGCCTGGCAAATCCGACAGAACGGCCGGGCAAGGACCGCTTGTTCGAGATGCAGTTGGACCAAAGCTACCTGCAGCGAATCGGCCGACTGCATCGCCTCGCCGATTGGCAGACGCTGGCCGAAAAAGTAACCGCGTTCTTCGAAAAAAAATAG
- a CDS encoding SpoIIE family protein phosphatase — MADNTPEKILCVDDENNMLQLFKRTLGRQFDLYTASSATEALAILRRESDIAVIMSDYAMPGINGLDFLKQAGELSPDSVQIILTGNIELDIAIKAINDTHVFRYLPKPCPLEVTRKVIGDAIAQYNLVISRRQLSIQLEQKNQELQQRNAELAEKQALLEHELEAAKIVCSKFGKYGYQVPDGLEFFLSAKDGVGGDFILNAVSRDGQAFYLMLGDLTGHGLQSALGGLLVTEIFDQQCLDHPPLEELVGIINRKMCRKLPTGLFCAASLIKLDLATGRFRVWNGGMPDIFLFDSYGKLIENLHSANLPLGIVSGSGLTDNISEYDINGIESIFAYSDGVTDQIGNDLSLFGADRLQQALTATPPGMRRIDHVAERLRLHRQQQSQTDDISMVDIHLPSIQRALAR; from the coding sequence ATGGCGGACAATACACCGGAAAAAATTCTGTGCGTCGACGACGAAAACAACATGCTCCAATTGTTTAAACGCACTTTGGGCCGCCAGTTCGACTTATATACCGCCAGCTCGGCCACAGAAGCTTTGGCGATACTGCGCCGCGAATCCGATATCGCCGTGATCATGTCGGATTACGCCATGCCCGGAATCAACGGTTTGGATTTTCTGAAGCAGGCCGGGGAATTGTCGCCCGACAGCGTGCAAATTATACTGACCGGTAATATCGAACTCGACATTGCGATCAAAGCGATTAACGACACCCATGTCTTTCGCTACTTACCGAAACCCTGCCCGCTGGAAGTGACTAGAAAGGTCATCGGCGACGCAATTGCACAATACAATCTGGTCATTTCCAGACGCCAGTTAAGCATTCAACTCGAGCAGAAAAATCAGGAATTGCAGCAAAGAAATGCCGAATTGGCGGAAAAACAGGCGTTGCTGGAACACGAACTGGAAGCAGCCAAAATCGTCTGCAGCAAGTTCGGTAAATACGGCTACCAAGTACCGGACGGATTGGAGTTTTTTCTATCGGCCAAAGACGGGGTCGGCGGCGATTTTATCTTGAACGCCGTCAGCCGCGACGGCCAGGCTTTTTACCTGATGCTGGGCGATTTGACCGGCCACGGTCTGCAATCGGCCCTGGGCGGTTTGCTGGTCACCGAGATTTTCGACCAGCAATGTTTGGATCATCCGCCATTGGAAGAACTCGTCGGCATCATTAACCGGAAAATGTGCCGCAAATTGCCGACCGGTTTATTCTGCGCGGCATCGCTGATTAAACTGGATTTGGCAACCGGCCGGTTTCGGGTATGGAATGGCGGCATGCCCGATATCTTCCTGTTCGACAGCTACGGCAAGCTCATAGAAAACTTGCATTCCGCCAATCTGCCGCTCGGCATTGTCTCCGGCAGCGGCTTGACCGACAACATCTCCGAATACGATATCAACGGAATCGAATCGATTTTTGCCTACAGCGACGGGGTCACCGACCAAATCGGCAACGATCTGAGCTTGTTCGGTGCCGACAGGCTGCAACAGGCATTGACGGCCACCCCGCCCGGCATGCGCCGGATCGACCATGTAGCCGAACGCTTGCGCCTACATCGCCAGCAACAGTCGCAAACCGATGACATATCGATGGTTGACATCCATCTGCCAAGCATCCAACGGGCACTGGCCCGCTAA
- a CDS encoding ATP-binding protein: MFIETEDHSRILIVDPDPALRDRLDLMFNGDAAASLQNATETLSYIFQGRTGGTAAEADICLGLESDKPYQLIFVENELPDGEGIELIRRLWLIDPNLHAVLCSSGPTLNWQQVVAKLGESDQLLILEKPFSALELRQIVHAVLRKWQLNRQSQHIMRYMDQQIELRTQAIEQANKNLLQAEKLAAVGQLAAGIAHEINTPAQYVGDNIKAIGDFFGSITRLLEQYRKLLSAQANHRPLIDALERKEDLAFILEDAPLAIEQSLEGISQIVRIVQAMKGFSHSGQSNAGWINVNLALENTLLIARNSYKYIAEIETDFAEVPNIECFPGELNQVFLNVLINAAQAIEDGGRGDGRIRVSTASVTDGVEIRIADNGPGIPEPLQDRIFDPFFTTKDVGKGSGQGLYIAHRIINQQHGGSLSFVSAAGQGTTFLIRLNRQLPK; encoded by the coding sequence ATGTTTATCGAAACCGAAGACCATTCCAGAATTTTGATCGTGGACCCCGATCCTGCTTTACGCGACAGGCTCGACTTGATGTTCAATGGCGACGCGGCCGCGTCGCTGCAGAACGCTACCGAAACCCTGAGCTACATTTTTCAGGGCCGTACCGGCGGAACCGCGGCTGAAGCGGATATTTGTCTCGGCCTGGAATCGGACAAGCCTTACCAATTGATCTTTGTCGAAAACGAATTGCCGGATGGCGAAGGCATCGAGTTAATCCGCCGTCTGTGGCTAATCGATCCCAATTTGCACGCGGTACTCTGTAGCAGCGGACCAACCTTGAATTGGCAGCAAGTGGTCGCCAAACTCGGCGAAAGCGACCAGTTATTGATCTTGGAAAAACCGTTCAGTGCGCTGGAGTTGCGCCAGATAGTTCACGCCGTGTTACGCAAGTGGCAATTGAACCGGCAATCGCAACACATCATGCGCTACATGGACCAACAAATCGAGCTGCGCACCCAAGCGATCGAGCAAGCCAACAAAAACCTGCTGCAAGCCGAAAAATTGGCGGCGGTAGGCCAGCTTGCCGCCGGCATTGCGCATGAAATCAACACGCCGGCCCAATACGTCGGCGACAACATCAAAGCCATCGGCGATTTTTTCGGCAGCATTACCCGTCTGCTGGAACAGTACCGCAAACTATTGTCGGCCCAGGCAAACCATAGGCCGCTGATCGATGCCCTGGAGCGTAAAGAAGATCTGGCGTTTATTCTGGAAGACGCACCGTTAGCCATCGAACAATCATTGGAGGGAATATCGCAAATCGTCCGTATCGTCCAAGCGATGAAAGGGTTTTCCCACAGCGGCCAAAGTAATGCCGGCTGGATTAACGTCAATCTGGCGCTGGAGAATACGTTGCTGATCGCCCGCAACAGCTACAAATATATCGCCGAGATCGAAACCGATTTTGCCGAGGTGCCGAATATAGAATGCTTCCCCGGCGAACTAAACCAGGTGTTTTTAAACGTCCTTATCAACGCAGCCCAAGCGATCGAGGATGGCGGCAGGGGCGATGGCCGGATTCGGGTCAGCACGGCAAGCGTCACCGATGGCGTCGAAATCCGGATCGCGGATAACGGGCCTGGCATTCCTGAGCCGCTTCAAGACCGAATATTCGATCCGTTTTTTACGACCAAAGATGTCGGCAAAGGCAGCGGCCAAGGTTTGTATATCGCTCACCGCATCATAAATCAGCAGCACGGCGGCTCGCTGAGTTTCGTCAGCGCAGCCGGCCAAGGCACCACCTTCCTGATCCGACTGAACCGGCAACTGCCCAAGTAA
- a CDS encoding dinitrogenase iron-molybdenum cofactor biosynthesis protein, with product MEQLSRDLALRIALASRVLPGVDIATLIGILHEKAGSPLSDEKLKTITVTNLKTGIGSHDGEEDGEDIDIGLANIKLAVRYLWGEEDGDEGLPEIQPYKDGDLPESIRVAIASNSGASLNGHFGSCIRFLVYQLSRDDMRLVDIRSTVDADAAEDKNLFRAELIKDCHVLFVQSIGGPAAAKVIRADIYPIKIPDVIEATDQLREFQKVFDAPPPWMAKALGKTAEERKRFVLQE from the coding sequence ATGGAACAATTATCACGAGATTTGGCGTTGCGGATTGCGTTGGCGTCGCGGGTGCTGCCTGGAGTCGATATCGCAACGCTAATCGGCATCTTGCACGAAAAGGCCGGCTCGCCGCTGTCGGACGAGAAATTGAAGACGATCACCGTCACCAATTTAAAGACCGGAATCGGCAGCCACGATGGCGAGGAGGACGGCGAGGACATCGATATCGGTTTGGCCAATATCAAACTGGCCGTGCGTTATCTTTGGGGCGAAGAAGATGGTGACGAGGGCTTGCCGGAAATTCAACCGTACAAAGACGGTGATTTGCCGGAGTCGATTCGGGTAGCGATTGCTTCCAACAGCGGCGCTTCATTGAACGGCCATTTCGGCTCCTGCATCCGCTTCCTGGTATACCAATTGTCGCGCGACGATATGCGCTTGGTCGATATCCGTTCCACCGTCGATGCCGACGCAGCCGAGGATAAAAACCTGTTTCGCGCCGAACTGATCAAGGATTGCCACGTGCTGTTCGTGCAATCGATCGGTGGTCCGGCAGCGGCTAAAGTGATCCGCGCCGACATTTACCCGATCAAGATTCCGGACGTGATCGAAGCGACCGATCAATTGCGCGAGTTTCAGAAAGTGTTCGACGCGCCGCCGCCTTGGATGGCTAAGGCATTGGGCAAAACTGCCGAAGAACGCAAACGCTTCGTATTGCAGGAATAA
- a CDS encoding rhodanese-like domain-containing protein, which translates to MKNFKTVSVAESEHLIAEQQPMILDCRDLKDYRAGHIDNAMHVHEQLRDSLLRKGDKTKPLLIYCYYGHASEHLAEMFGDFGFQAVYSLAGGYADWKEQHKL; encoded by the coding sequence ATGAAAAACTTTAAAACGGTTTCGGTTGCCGAATCGGAACATTTGATAGCCGAACAGCAACCGATGATTTTAGATTGCCGCGATCTGAAGGATTACCGGGCCGGTCATATCGACAACGCCATGCATGTACACGAACAATTGCGCGATTCCCTGCTCAGAAAGGGCGATAAGACCAAGCCCTTGCTGATTTACTGCTATTACGGCCACGCCAGCGAACATTTGGCGGAAATGTTCGGCGATTTCGGCTTTCAAGCGGTTTACAGTCTGGCCGGCGGTTACGCCGACTGGAAAGAGCAGCACAAACTATAA
- a CDS encoding alginate export family protein — protein sequence MKPLPICNPLKTLAAGSLYLASAATAVGSAEQKTYSRPPFAPFSSQMPDALLGNDKYEKPVWNLHDSLGLPKWLAIGLEQRTRYETLDNAFKANGKGGDQQIALQSDLWLQASFNAFRLGAEFLDARALAADGGSGVNNTHADQADFLQGYLAWARQNMFYSGLGFEMVAGRQTLNLGSRRLIARNAMRNTINSFTGIKLRLLDYDTWQFTGFVTMPVNRYPTAAIDLLAETHEFDEEDSHTWFSGGFFELYNLAWHTSAEVYLYHLDEGDSIRNQTRNRRYFTPGARWFIKPAKSQFDFQLETIGQFGTVRASSGSRDGLDQNHSAWYQHADIGYSFDTAWSPHLTLEYDYASGDDNPHDNKDQRFDTLYGARRFEFGATGIYGAFARTNINSPGARITFSPRSDLQASVSHRLFWLASPTDSWAGTGLQDKTGRSGDSVGQQLELTARWDLNSSLNFETGWTHLFKGEFARIAPSAPRTPDTDYFYVQSLLRF from the coding sequence ATGAAACCACTACCCATCTGTAATCCACTGAAAACATTGGCGGCCGGCAGTCTTTACTTGGCCAGCGCGGCAACTGCAGTCGGATCTGCGGAACAGAAAACCTATAGTCGGCCGCCATTCGCTCCGTTTTCCAGTCAAATGCCCGATGCCTTGCTGGGAAACGATAAATACGAAAAGCCGGTTTGGAATTTGCACGATAGCCTTGGATTACCGAAATGGCTGGCAATCGGCTTGGAACAGCGCACACGCTACGAAACCTTGGACAATGCCTTCAAAGCCAACGGCAAAGGCGGCGACCAGCAAATTGCGCTACAAAGCGATCTTTGGCTGCAAGCCAGTTTCAACGCCTTTCGCCTCGGCGCGGAATTTCTGGATGCCAGAGCCTTGGCTGCCGACGGCGGTTCCGGCGTCAACAATACCCACGCCGACCAGGCAGACTTTCTCCAAGGCTATCTGGCCTGGGCCAGGCAGAATATGTTCTACAGCGGACTCGGCTTTGAAATGGTCGCCGGTCGGCAAACGCTGAATTTGGGCAGCCGACGCCTGATTGCTCGCAACGCCATGCGCAATACCATCAACAGCTTTACCGGCATCAAATTGCGCTTGTTAGATTACGACACCTGGCAATTCACCGGATTTGTGACAATGCCGGTCAACCGCTACCCGACGGCAGCGATCGATTTGCTGGCGGAAACTCATGAATTCGACGAGGAAGACAGTCACACTTGGTTTTCCGGAGGCTTTTTTGAACTTTACAATTTAGCCTGGCACACCAGCGCCGAAGTTTATTTGTACCATCTGGACGAAGGCGACAGCATCCGCAATCAGACTCGCAACCGGCGCTATTTTACGCCCGGCGCCCGCTGGTTTATCAAACCGGCCAAGTCGCAGTTCGACTTTCAACTGGAAACTATCGGCCAGTTCGGCACCGTAAGAGCCAGCAGCGGCAGTCGAGACGGACTTGACCAGAACCACTCGGCTTGGTACCAACATGCCGACATCGGTTATAGCTTTGACACAGCCTGGTCCCCGCATCTGACACTGGAATACGATTACGCCAGCGGCGACGACAATCCCCACGACAATAAAGACCAGAGGTTCGACACCCTATACGGCGCCCGCCGCTTCGAGTTCGGCGCCACCGGCATCTACGGCGCGTTTGCCCGCACCAATATCAACTCGCCCGGCGCCCGCATCACATTTTCGCCGCGAAGCGACCTGCAAGCATCGGTTTCCCATCGCTTGTTCTGGCTGGCCTCGCCGACTGACAGTTGGGCTGGCACCGGCTTGCAGGACAAAACCGGCCGCAGCGGCGACTCGGTCGGCCAACAGTTGGAATTGACGGCGCGTTGGGATTTAAACAGCAGCCTGAATTTCGAAACCGGCTGGACTCACCTGTTCAAAGGCGAATTCGCCAGAATTGCCCCATCCGCGCCACGGACACCGGATACAGATTATTTCTACGTGCAAAGCTTGTTGAGATTTTAG
- a CDS encoding HAD family hydrolase, which yields MTDSTIYALDFDGVICDSALETALTGWKAAATIWSGMTGIAPPEVVKRFRAVRPIIETGYEAILVIRLLYAGESIESIYAGYSEKANQIMTAAGLTVEGLKQLFGDTRDQWISLDKAGWIAVNPLFSGIADKLRRLGSNHDWYVVTTKQERFVKKILNANHIELAAERIFGLDRNMSKPEVLKGLKRSYPGRPIYFVEDRLPSLQNVLQHAELADLRLGFALWGYNLPQDKVLAEAEGCLPLELEYFLADGLSPLGAA from the coding sequence ATGACTGATTCAACTATCTATGCGCTGGATTTCGACGGCGTGATTTGCGATAGCGCGCTGGAAACCGCGCTGACTGGCTGGAAGGCTGCTGCCACAATTTGGAGCGGCATGACTGGCATTGCGCCGCCGGAAGTCGTCAAACGTTTTCGCGCCGTGCGTCCCATCATAGAAACCGGCTACGAGGCGATTCTGGTGATTCGTTTGTTGTATGCGGGAGAGAGCATAGAGTCGATTTATGCTGGCTACAGCGAAAAAGCCAATCAAATAATGACGGCGGCCGGATTGACGGTCGAAGGTTTGAAGCAGTTGTTTGGAGACACTCGCGACCAATGGATCTCGCTGGATAAGGCCGGTTGGATTGCCGTAAATCCGTTGTTTTCAGGTATCGCCGACAAGCTGCGTCGGTTGGGTTCGAACCATGACTGGTATGTGGTTACGACCAAACAAGAACGTTTTGTGAAAAAAATCTTAAACGCGAATCACATCGAGCTCGCTGCCGAACGTATTTTTGGTCTGGACCGGAATATGAGCAAACCGGAAGTATTGAAAGGTCTGAAGCGTTCGTACCCCGGTCGGCCGATTTATTTTGTCGAAGACCGTCTGCCTTCATTGCAGAACGTTTTGCAGCATGCGGAACTTGCCGACTTGCGTCTCGGTTTTGCCTTGTGGGGCTACAACCTGCCGCAGGACAAAGTGCTGGCCGAGGCGGAAGGGTGTTTGCCGCTAGAGCTCGAATACTTTTTGGCAGACGGCCTATCGCCGCTCGGCGCAGCCTGA
- a CDS encoding glutathione peroxidase codes for MSDIYQFSVLNIRGESVSLEQFRGKVLIVVNTASRCGFTPQYRGLEALYQTYKSRGLEILGFPCNQFGQQEPGSNREIADFCEANYGVSFPLFAKVDVNGATAEPLFQYLKAKAPGFLGSQSIKWNFCKFLIGRDGTVHRRYAPFVPPSTLSKDIERLLARS; via the coding sequence ATGAGCGATATCTACCAATTTTCCGTCTTGAATATTCGCGGCGAAAGCGTGTCTCTGGAGCAATTTCGCGGCAAAGTCCTGATAGTGGTCAATACTGCCAGCCGTTGCGGCTTTACGCCGCAATACCGTGGTTTGGAAGCGTTATACCAGACCTACAAAAGCCGCGGACTCGAGATACTGGGATTTCCGTGCAATCAATTCGGCCAACAGGAGCCGGGTTCCAACCGCGAGATAGCCGATTTTTGTGAAGCAAACTACGGCGTCAGTTTTCCGCTATTTGCAAAAGTTGACGTTAACGGTGCCACGGCTGAGCCCTTGTTTCAATACCTGAAAGCTAAGGCGCCCGGTTTCTTGGGCAGCCAGTCGATCAAATGGAATTTTTGTAAATTTTTGATTGGTCGCGACGGTACCGTCCACCGCCGTTACGCACCTTTCGTACCGCCGTCCACGCTAAGTAAGGATATTGAGCGACTTCTGGCTAGGTCTTAG
- a CDS encoding flagella assembly protein FlgT middle domain-containing protein produces MLAILLVACDGSLMRKYGAGDGAVDASGRQTTVQGAAQIGPGGVEEARRAAIDDAVMRASSQLKRSNAGSVISDVKVVDEWQDGEVYRVQALAVLSERQHCASPYRKKIVATGFPIMNAEQVSSSESQDLFSGIPREINNRLMETGDFIGRNLTNAVLYSRPDIAPEILSPTGSAESVIVNVARQYNAQFVLSGVIRGFRTESTEYVRGTGVLAEIKSMTREFIGRRSIDFDVFVHDGFSGALLFQQRYSASILGDVSLPNGYNVGSERFNDTPSGHKIDELIQQASADLHRLFGCYPFTTRVLESTHNRIVIAAGAQDKIKAGDKLMIFSAAGIAPDGRGMSESIGILTVSEVSANTAAGSLDSGATRVVRPGDWVKSFASP; encoded by the coding sequence ATGTTGGCGATCCTATTGGTCGCCTGCGACGGCTCGTTGATGCGTAAATACGGCGCCGGCGACGGGGCGGTTGACGCGTCGGGCCGCCAAACCACTGTGCAAGGGGCTGCGCAAATCGGCCCCGGCGGTGTCGAGGAAGCCCGGCGTGCAGCGATCGACGACGCAGTGATGCGCGCCTCTTCGCAGTTGAAACGCAGCAATGCCGGGTCGGTCATCAGTGACGTCAAGGTAGTTGACGAGTGGCAAGACGGCGAGGTTTACCGGGTTCAGGCCTTGGCAGTATTGTCCGAGCGTCAGCATTGTGCTTCGCCTTACCGCAAAAAGATCGTTGCTACCGGTTTTCCGATCATGAACGCCGAGCAGGTGAGTAGCAGCGAAAGCCAGGATTTGTTTAGCGGTATCCCGCGCGAAATCAATAACCGCTTAATGGAAACCGGCGATTTTATCGGCCGTAATCTGACCAACGCCGTGTTGTATTCCCGACCCGACATCGCGCCGGAAATCCTGTCGCCGACAGGCTCGGCCGAGTCGGTGATCGTTAACGTCGCCCGCCAATACAATGCCCAGTTCGTGTTGTCCGGCGTGATACGCGGGTTTCGCACCGAGTCCACCGAATATGTGCGGGGTACGGGGGTGTTGGCGGAAATCAAATCCATGACCAGGGAATTTATCGGTCGACGCAGTATCGATTTCGACGTCTTCGTCCACGACGGTTTCAGCGGCGCGCTGTTATTCCAGCAGCGTTACAGTGCCTCTATCCTGGGCGACGTGTCGCTGCCGAACGGCTATAACGTCGGCAGCGAGCGTTTCAACGACACGCCGTCCGGGCATAAAATCGACGAATTGATTCAGCAGGCCAGTGCGGATTTGCATCGGCTATTCGGTTGTTACCCATTCACGACCCGCGTGCTGGAGTCGACCCATAACCGAATCGTGATCGCGGCCGGTGCTCAGGACAAAATCAAAGCGGGAGACAAGTTGATGATATTTTCCGCTGCCGGGATTGCGCCGGACGGACGCGGAATGAGCGAGTCGATCGGAATTTTGACCGTCTCGGAAGTTAGTGCCAACACGGCGGCCGGTAGTCTGGACTCGGGGGCGACCCGGGTGGTTCGACCGGGAGACTGGGTGAAAAGTTTTGCTTCGCCGTAA
- the rsfS gene encoding ribosome silencing factor, which translates to MQSEDLVKLVETELDLRKGLNIKTIDVRGKTSITDFMVIATGTSSRHAKSLCDYVLEKVKESGLQALGMEGDQSSDWILLDLGDVIVHVMTGQARELYQLEKLWSVAGDAARA; encoded by the coding sequence ATGCAATCAGAAGATTTAGTGAAACTGGTCGAAACCGAACTCGACCTCCGCAAAGGCCTGAATATCAAAACCATCGATGTGCGGGGTAAGACCAGTATCACCGATTTCATGGTGATCGCTACCGGTACCTCATCGCGGCATGCCAAATCGTTGTGCGATTACGTGCTCGAAAAGGTTAAAGAGAGCGGGCTGCAAGCTTTGGGTATGGAAGGCGACCAAAGTTCGGATTGGATCTTGCTGGATTTGGGCGACGTGATCGTACACGTGATGACGGGACAGGCGCGTGAACTTTATCAATTAGAGAAGTTGTGGTCGGTAGCCGGCGATGCGGCCAGGGCCTGA
- the nadD gene encoding nicotinate-nucleotide adenylyltransferase, whose protein sequence is MIGVYGGTFNPVHFGHLRTALEVKELFKLQRLHLVPCRLPAHRGQPEADAEMRMQMLAAAVADTPGFYADRRELERDGPSYMVDTLAALRSELAGDTPLVLFIGADAFAGLERWHRWQHLFEFAHIVVMTRPGFQPGPLPVFLQQRVVDDPGVLSVEAAGRVFFQPVTALAISATEIRRLIAAGRSPQFLLPDRVIALIRQHQLYQATTDQ, encoded by the coding sequence ATGATCGGCGTTTACGGCGGCACTTTCAATCCGGTCCATTTCGGCCATTTACGCACGGCGCTGGAAGTCAAGGAGCTGTTCAAACTGCAGCGCCTGCACCTGGTTCCATGCCGGCTGCCCGCCCATCGCGGCCAACCCGAGGCCGACGCCGAGATGCGGATGCAGATGCTGGCCGCCGCGGTGGCGGATACGCCTGGGTTTTACGCCGATAGGCGCGAGCTGGAGCGCGACGGACCTTCGTATATGGTCGATACTTTGGCGGCATTGCGGAGCGAGTTAGCGGGCGATACGCCATTAGTGCTGTTCATCGGCGCCGATGCCTTTGCCGGTTTGGAGCGCTGGCACCGATGGCAGCACCTGTTCGAGTTTGCCCACATCGTCGTGATGACCAGACCCGGTTTTCAACCCGGGCCGTTACCGGTTTTTTTGCAACAGCGGGTCGTCGACGATCCCGGTGTGTTGAGCGTCGAAGCGGCCGGACGGGTGTTCTTCCAACCGGTAACGGCCTTGGCGATTTCCGCAACTGAAATCCGTCGTTTAATCGCGGCTGGCCGCAGTCCGCAGTTTTTATTGCCTGATCGGGTTATTGCTTTGATCCGTCAGCATCAACTTTATCAAGCAACTACTGATCAATAG